In [Leptolyngbya] sp. PCC 7376, a genomic segment contains:
- a CDS encoding ABC transporter substrate-binding protein: MLPRSVYTSAAIALIFGATLVGCNPSPDTTNTSTSTEEVAPSADNRILLGTTAQPRTIDPADSYEIAGLNIIYNVTESLYTYEVGTTEIKPLLATEMPIISEDGLSYTIPLREDVLFHDGETFNAEAMKFSLDRFMQNQGKPSFLLGDIIGTVEVTGEYQLTITLQRPFAAFPALLAFAGASAVSPAAYEIGSGNFAPNTLVGTGPYTLAEFNSDTIKLDRNSDYWGEAPKNAGVDFQIFGSNAANLFNSLRTGAVDIAYQSLEPEQITNLLADAENGQVQALEADGTAVNFMVLNRNLAPLDQLEVRQAIAHLIDRNLINERVLQGQAEPLYSLIPTSFAASEPIFEDVYGNANIEAAKTLLNEAGFSAENPAVVPLWYPSGSTTRGIIATTLKEFATRELDGMLVFEPSSVEGANYFKNIAQGVYPAALGNWYPDFLDADNYIHPMLDCDEGDEATGCEAGGAQNQGSFYWSETMNELIDSQRTETDLEARKAIFGEIQELMAADVPYIPIWQGTEYVFAQSNIQGLAVNPSQSLPLWLIEK, encoded by the coding sequence ATGCTTCCCCGCTCGGTCTACACATCGGCGGCGATCGCCTTGATTTTTGGCGCGACATTAGTTGGCTGTAACCCTTCCCCTGATACGACAAATACAAGTACAAGCACTGAAGAAGTTGCCCCTAGTGCCGATAACCGCATTCTGTTGGGAACGACTGCACAGCCTCGCACTATTGACCCTGCTGATAGCTATGAGATCGCCGGGCTAAATATTATCTATAACGTTACGGAAAGCCTCTATACATACGAAGTTGGTACCACGGAAATTAAACCTTTGCTAGCGACAGAGATGCCGATTATCAGTGAAGATGGTTTGAGCTATACGATTCCGCTGCGGGAAGATGTACTGTTCCACGATGGAGAAACTTTTAATGCTGAGGCAATGAAGTTTTCTCTTGATCGCTTTATGCAAAATCAAGGGAAACCATCCTTTTTACTTGGCGATATTATCGGCACTGTTGAGGTGACTGGTGAGTATCAATTGACCATTACTCTCCAAAGACCTTTTGCTGCATTTCCCGCATTGCTGGCTTTTGCAGGGGCAAGTGCTGTTTCTCCCGCAGCCTATGAAATTGGGTCTGGAAACTTTGCGCCGAATACTTTGGTAGGCACTGGTCCTTATACACTTGCGGAATTTAATAGTGACACGATTAAGCTAGACCGCAACTCAGATTATTGGGGAGAAGCGCCGAAAAATGCTGGAGTTGATTTCCAGATCTTTGGTAGTAATGCAGCCAATCTTTTTAACTCGCTGCGCACAGGTGCTGTGGATATTGCCTATCAATCTCTAGAACCTGAGCAAATCACCAATCTCCTCGCCGACGCAGAGAATGGTCAAGTACAAGCCCTTGAAGCGGATGGCACGGCTGTGAATTTCATGGTGCTCAATCGTAATCTTGCGCCTCTCGACCAACTGGAAGTCAGGCAGGCGATCGCCCATTTGATTGACCGTAACTTAATTAATGAGCGAGTTTTACAGGGACAGGCAGAACCTTTATATAGTTTGATTCCGACATCCTTCGCTGCTTCTGAACCGATCTTTGAAGATGTTTATGGCAATGCCAATATTGAAGCAGCAAAAACCTTGCTGAATGAAGCTGGTTTTAGTGCAGAAAATCCGGCTGTTGTGCCATTGTGGTATCCTTCCGGCTCCACAACCCGTGGCATTATTGCGACAACGCTTAAAGAATTTGCAACGCGGGAATTAGACGGCATGCTTGTGTTTGAACCAAGCAGCGTTGAAGGCGCAAATTACTTTAAAAATATTGCACAGGGTGTTTATCCCGCAGCCTTGGGAAATTGGTATCCTGATTTTCTCGATGCTGATAACTATATTCATCCAATGTTGGATTGTGATGAAGGCGATGAAGCAACCGGTTGTGAAGCAGGTGGTGCGCAAAACCAAGGCTCTTTCTATTGGAGTGAAACGATGAATGAGCTTATCGATTCCCAGCGCACTGAAACTGATCTTGAAGCTCGCAAGGCAATTTTTGGAGAGATTCAGGAGTTGATGGCCGCAGATGTACCTTATATTCCGATTTGGCAAGG
- the psbB gene encoding photosystem II chlorophyll-binding protein CP47 produces the protein MGLPWYRVHTVVLNDPGRLISVHLMHTALVAGWAGSMALYELATFDPSDPVLNPMWRQGMFVLPFMTRLGVTGSWNGWDVTGEIGTNPGFWSFEGVAAAHIVLSGLLFLAAVWHWVFWDLELFVDSRTGKPALDLPKMFGIHLFLSGLLCFGFGAFHLSGVWGPGMWISDPYGVTGHVQAVAPDWGPSGFNPFSPGGVVAHHIAAGIVGIIAGLFHLSVRPPERLYKALRMGNIETVLSSSIAAVFFAAFIVAGTMWYGNATTPIELFGPTRYQWDSDYFNTEIQRRVDAEVAAGATLSEAWNTIPEKLAFYDYVGNSPAKGGLFRTGPMDQGDGIAQSWSGHPIFTDSEGRELTVRRMPNFFETFPVIMTDAEGVIRADIPFRRSESKFSVEQAGVTATFYGGELDGQSFTDTATIRKYARRAQLGESFEFDTETLGSDGVFRTSPRGWFTFGHAVFALFFFFGHIWHGSRTLYRDVFAGVDPELANTQVEWGFYKKVGDKSTVNAERT, from the coding sequence ATGGGACTACCTTGGTACCGCGTACATACAGTCGTCCTTAACGACCCAGGTCGTCTGATTTCTGTACACCTAATGCACACTGCACTCGTTGCAGGTTGGGCTGGCTCAATGGCACTGTATGAGCTAGCTACTTTTGATCCTAGTGATCCCGTCCTTAACCCCATGTGGCGTCAGGGCATGTTTGTTCTACCCTTCATGACGCGTTTGGGCGTAACTGGTTCTTGGAACGGCTGGGACGTCACTGGCGAAATTGGCACAAACCCCGGTTTTTGGTCATTTGAAGGTGTAGCTGCCGCTCACATCGTTCTTTCTGGTCTTTTATTCCTAGCTGCCGTTTGGCACTGGGTATTCTGGGATCTCGAACTCTTCGTTGATTCTCGTACTGGTAAGCCCGCTTTGGACTTACCTAAAATGTTTGGTATTCACCTGTTCTTATCCGGTCTTCTTTGCTTCGGCTTTGGAGCATTCCACCTTAGTGGTGTCTGGGGACCAGGTATGTGGATTTCTGACCCTTACGGTGTAACGGGTCATGTCCAAGCTGTAGCACCTGATTGGGGACCGAGTGGTTTTAACCCATTCAGTCCTGGTGGCGTTGTTGCTCACCACATTGCTGCTGGTATCGTCGGTATTATTGCTGGTCTATTCCACCTCAGTGTTCGTCCTCCTGAGCGTCTGTACAAGGCACTTCGTATGGGTAACATCGAGACAGTACTCTCCAGTAGTATTGCAGCTGTGTTCTTTGCGGCGTTTATCGTTGCAGGAACAATGTGGTATGGCAATGCAACAACTCCTATCGAATTGTTTGGTCCTACCCGTTATCAATGGGATAGCGATTATTTCAACACCGAGATTCAACGTCGTGTAGACGCTGAAGTCGCTGCTGGCGCAACACTCTCTGAAGCTTGGAATACTATTCCTGAAAAACTTGCATTCTATGACTACGTCGGTAACAGCCCCGCAAAAGGTGGTTTGTTCCGTACTGGTCCTATGGATCAAGGTGACGGTATTGCACAGTCTTGGTCTGGTCACCCCATCTTTACTGATTCGGAAGGTCGTGAGCTTACTGTTCGTCGTATGCCTAACTTCTTCGAGACTTTTCCTGTCATCATGACTGACGCTGAAGGTGTTATCCGTGCGGATATTCCTTTCCGTCGTTCTGAGTCTAAGTTCTCTGTTGAGCAAGCTGGCGTCACTGCTACCTTCTACGGTGGTGAGCTTGATGGTCAAAGCTTTACTGACACTGCGACTATCAGAAAATATGCTCGTCGTGCTCAGCTTGGTGAGTCCTTTGAATTCGATACTGAGACCTTAGGTTCTGACGGTGTATTCCGTACTAGCCCTCGTGGTTGGTTTACCTTTGGTCACGCCGTATTTGCATTATTCTTCTTCTTCGGCCATATTTGGCATGGTTCTCGTACTCTCTACCGCGACGTATTCGCTGGTGTTGACCCTGAACTTGCTAACACTCAGGTTGAGTGGGGTTTCTATAAGAAGGTTGGTGATAAGTCTACAGTTAACGCTGAGAGAACTTAA
- a CDS encoding GUN4 domain-containing protein: MKKLQSLILAIAAFSFGRCLFAEPLLAKQADTFYSDLESALMSQDWETANDLTRVWVGSAIFPPNYDPVQIEALTCETLQIIDGMWQQYSGGQFGFSVQGALASPPSQAATHIAWVEQWGDHLGWYQFTPLEKRSAQWQTRESFAWKLSDEINYSTTASQGHLPWVGEDAARIIALSEADKAPCGSCSYEAFYMQSVRYYEYLPALFHRLQTCQLLNE; the protein is encoded by the coding sequence GTGAAAAAATTACAGTCTCTAATTTTGGCGATCGCCGCATTTAGTTTCGGCAGATGTTTGTTCGCTGAACCTTTGTTGGCAAAGCAAGCGGATACTTTTTACAGTGATCTTGAGTCTGCCTTAATGAGTCAGGATTGGGAAACGGCAAATGATTTGACACGTGTTTGGGTCGGCAGCGCTATTTTTCCTCCAAACTATGACCCAGTTCAAATTGAAGCGCTGACCTGTGAAACCCTACAAATTATTGACGGGATGTGGCAGCAATATAGTGGTGGCCAATTTGGTTTTTCTGTTCAAGGCGCCTTAGCATCTCCTCCTTCCCAAGCCGCTACCCATATTGCATGGGTTGAGCAATGGGGCGATCATCTCGGTTGGTATCAATTCACTCCCCTAGAAAAACGCTCCGCCCAATGGCAAACTCGAGAATCATTTGCCTGGAAGCTCTCTGACGAAATTAACTACAGCACCACAGCTTCCCAAGGTCATTTGCCATGGGTAGGAGAAGATGCAGCCCGAATCATTGCGCTTAGCGAAGCAGATAAGGCTCCTTGTGGCTCCTGCTCCTATGAAGCCTTCTATATGCAATCTGTACGCTATTACGAATATTTACCAGCTCTATTCCATCGCTTACAAACTTGCCAACTCCTGAATGAGTAA
- a CDS encoding diacylglycerol kinase family protein: MTQEKQALREKTERRTLAWKVAPDLFASFRYAWQGIVYATQTQRNFRIHLGIAIFVWSMCFFLSLSFLETAVLTAMVALVLVLELINTALESVVDLTVQQTYHELAKIAKDCAAAAVLIGAIASLLVATLISFPHFRAMLTS, translated from the coding sequence ATGACGCAGGAAAAACAAGCATTGCGAGAAAAAACGGAACGGCGAACGCTCGCATGGAAAGTGGCACCAGACCTTTTCGCCAGTTTTCGATATGCCTGGCAAGGCATCGTCTATGCAACCCAAACTCAGCGGAATTTTCGGATTCATCTCGGTATCGCAATTTTTGTGTGGTCGATGTGTTTTTTCCTCTCTCTCAGTTTCCTGGAAACCGCTGTCTTGACTGCGATGGTTGCCCTCGTACTGGTATTAGAGCTGATTAATACTGCTCTCGAATCCGTCGTCGATCTCACTGTGCAACAGACCTATCATGAGCTCGCGAAAATTGCGAAAGACTGTGCCGCTGCCGCTGTACTCATCGGGGCGATCGCCTCACTCCTTGTTGCCACGTTGATCTCATTTCCCCATTTCCGTGCCATGCTTACTTCCTGA
- a CDS encoding aminodeoxychorismate/anthranilate synthase component II, with amino-acid sequence MILVIDNYDSFTYNLVQYLGELGKELPVANEIEVYRNDKINLAEIRAKNPDGIVISPGPGRPDDAGVSLDIIRELGQELPILGVCLGHQSIGQIFGGNIIGAPVLMHGKISQIHHTNQGVFAGLDNPFPATRYHSLVIEKETCPDCLEITAQVDDGTIMGVRHRDYPHVQGVQFHPESILTTAGKDLLRNFLVSIKAVPELVH; translated from the coding sequence TTGATTCTCGTTATCGATAACTACGATAGTTTTACCTATAACCTCGTACAATATCTCGGCGAACTCGGTAAAGAATTGCCCGTTGCGAACGAGATCGAGGTTTACCGTAATGACAAAATTAACCTGGCTGAGATTCGTGCGAAAAATCCAGATGGGATTGTCATTTCCCCCGGCCCTGGTCGCCCCGATGATGCGGGTGTATCACTAGATATTATTCGCGAATTAGGTCAGGAACTTCCGATCCTCGGTGTCTGTCTAGGGCATCAGAGTATTGGTCAAATCTTTGGTGGCAATATTATTGGCGCTCCTGTTTTGATGCATGGCAAAATCTCCCAAATTCACCATACGAACCAAGGAGTTTTTGCAGGACTGGACAATCCTTTCCCCGCGACTCGCTACCATAGCCTCGTGATTGAGAAAGAAACTTGTCCTGATTGCCTTGAAATTACGGCGCAAGTGGATGATGGCACCATTATGGGCGTCCGTCACCGCGATTATCCCCATGTCCAGGGAGTACAATTTCATCCAGAAAGTATTTTGACCACTGCTGGCAAGGATTTACTTCGTAATTTTCTTGTCTCGATTAAAGCCGTCCCTGAGCTTGTCCACTAA
- a CDS encoding MBL fold metallo-hydrolase: MKRRQFIQTASASALGAIASHRLFQTSSVAQAQTGNVSVQWYGHTCFLIQHNGVKILVNPYKSAGCTADYRGDFPTADIVLITSQLFDEGYIENLKGDPTVLWQAGQFEAEGIVFNGISLDHANAERYRGWRFPTNVAWSWTIGGIGFLHLGGAGEQVDIDDFILTGGAADVVMLPVGGTDAHVNSTPSFPPKGYLPTQAVKTLDLLQPKVIIPTHYLGTGADDTCRLNPVDDFLGLLGDDVTTKKLGTNRTQLSASSLSKDKTEVIVFNDSSL; the protein is encoded by the coding sequence ATGAAACGTCGCCAGTTTATTCAAACCGCTAGTGCTTCTGCTTTGGGGGCGATCGCCAGCCACCGACTATTTCAGACAAGCTCAGTTGCCCAGGCCCAAACTGGCAATGTCTCAGTGCAATGGTATGGCCACACCTGCTTTCTGATCCAACACAATGGCGTCAAAATTCTCGTTAACCCCTACAAATCTGCGGGTTGTACTGCGGACTATAGAGGCGACTTCCCTACAGCAGACATCGTGCTCATTACGAGCCAGCTCTTTGACGAAGGCTATATCGAAAATCTAAAGGGTGATCCCACTGTTCTCTGGCAGGCAGGACAATTTGAAGCAGAGGGCATTGTCTTTAATGGCATTAGCCTAGACCATGCGAATGCAGAACGTTATCGTGGTTGGCGCTTCCCCACCAATGTGGCTTGGAGCTGGACGATTGGTGGCATCGGTTTCCTTCATCTCGGTGGTGCGGGTGAACAAGTGGATATTGATGACTTTATTTTGACGGGTGGCGCTGCTGATGTGGTGATGCTGCCTGTTGGTGGAACTGATGCCCATGTGAACAGTACTCCTTCTTTCCCACCGAAAGGCTATCTCCCGACTCAAGCTGTGAAAACCCTTGATTTGTTGCAGCCAAAAGTCATTATTCCGACCCACTATCTCGGCACAGGAGCAGATGATACTTGTCGCCTAAACCCAGTGGATGATTTCCTTGGATTGCTAGGTGATGATGTAACGACGAAAAAGCTCGGCACCAATCGGACTCAGCTGAGTGCATCGAGTCTATCTAAGGATAAAACTGAAGTGATTGTGTTTAACGACAGTTCTCTTTGA
- a CDS encoding YkvA family protein produces MSLSPKAIYDWYRSTLRNPKYRWWIILGTLAYVISPIDISPDFFPLAGQVDDAIIVSLLLAELSQIAMEFFQKRQQTQAPNADEAGAAPTVDVNAVPTDG; encoded by the coding sequence ATGTCTCTTTCTCCGAAGGCTATTTATGATTGGTATCGCAGTACTTTACGCAACCCAAAATACCGTTGGTGGATTATTCTCGGTACCCTTGCATATGTGATTAGTCCCATAGATATTTCGCCAGATTTTTTTCCGCTTGCTGGTCAAGTAGATGATGCGATTATTGTTTCTTTGTTATTAGCTGAACTCTCGCAGATTGCAATGGAGTTTTTTCAGAAACGTCAACAGACTCAAGCGCCAAATGCTGATGAAGCAGGTGCGGCTCCAACGGTTGATGTGAATGCTGTTCCAACTGATGGATAA
- the ybeY gene encoding rRNA maturation RNase YbeY, translating into MDNDIFVEMTLAETLPELAIAQWQTWLNAWLQDLAETLPKAVGYELTLRFTDDAEIHQLNTQYRQKDQPTDVLSFAALEDDLGMPLPDSEPIYLGDIIVSVDTAQKQAIARNHSLQTELGWLASHGLLHLLGWDHPDDQSLEKMLDRQALLLRRVQLIP; encoded by the coding sequence ATGGATAACGATATTTTTGTTGAGATGACCCTCGCTGAAACGTTACCGGAGTTGGCGATCGCCCAGTGGCAGACTTGGTTAAATGCTTGGCTGCAGGATTTGGCTGAAACTTTACCTAAAGCTGTGGGCTATGAACTGACTCTGCGATTTACCGATGATGCGGAAATTCACCAGCTCAATACTCAATATCGCCAAAAAGACCAACCGACGGATGTGTTGTCTTTTGCAGCCCTAGAAGATGACCTAGGGATGCCTCTGCCGGACTCTGAACCGATTTATCTTGGTGACATTATTGTTTCGGTAGATACTGCTCAAAAACAGGCGATCGCCCGTAACCATAGCCTCCAAACAGAATTGGGTTGGCTAGCGAGCCACGGTCTTCTACATTTATTGGGCTGGGATCATCCCGATGACCAGAGCTTAGAGAAAATGCTCGACCGTCAGGCGCTACTCTTGCGGCGGGTTCAACTTATTCCATAA